AACATTCGCAAGGATCACATACATCTCCTGCTGTCGTGTCCGCCGAGCATGGCTCCGAGCAAAGTGGCGCAATGTCTCAAAGGCCGCTCGTCGCGCCTTCTTCAGGAGGAGTTTCAAGAACTGAAGAAGCGATGTTGGGGGCAACACCTGTGGAGCAGGGGTTATTTCTGCGCCACGGTGGGAAGCGTGACAGAGGAAACGATCAAGCAGTACATTGAGAACCAAGAAACAACGGCGAAGGATTCATTCAAGATCGAATAATGAGTTCCAGTCATGTTTCAGCTTGCTTTGAGCAAGTGTTCTTTCAGAGGGATTAATCCCTTGTTCCGGCTTTCAGCCGGTGCGCATTTATGCGCTAACCCACCTGCTTTAGCAGGTGGTAGTTTAGGCACGGGGAGCGGCCAAAAGGGATAGTGGCAGTTTGGCCGGCGCGGGCGGCAAATAATGGGAAAGGCGGGGAGAAAATGAGAAAAGGCAAATGGTTCTTGAAATTATTGCTTGGCGTGGCGCTGCTGGCAATGTCGGCGGCTGTTGCCGCCGCGGAGGAAGCGCCAAAGTTTAAAGCCCCGAAAGCGGCGGTGGCGGGCGGCGTCATTAAAGGCCAGCGGGCGGGGGGCATAAGCGTTTATAAAGGAATCCCCTACGCGAAACCGCCCGTTGGGGAGTTGCGGTTCGCCCCGCCGGAGAACGCGGAACCGTGGGAAGGCGAACTTGATTGCACTCGGTTCGGCGCCCAGTGCTTTCAGATCCCCCTTCCCGTGGGGGACGAGCCTTTTTCCGAAGACTGCCTAACGCTGAACGTTTGGACTCCCGCCCAACCGGGAGAGGGCGCCAAACTTCCGGTCTATGTGTTTATCCACGGCGGCGGATTTTCATCCGGTTCGGGGGCGTTCCCTTTGTACGACGGGACGGGCTTCGCGAAAAAAGGCATCGTAACAGTAACTATCAATTACCGGCTGGGCGTTTTGGGCTTTTTCGCCTCGCGGGAAACGCTGAAACGGTACGGCACGACCGGCAACTGGGGGCTTCTGGATCAGATCAAGGCTCTCGAATGGGTCAGGGACAATATCGCCGCGTTCGGCGGCGATCGCGGCAAAGTTACGATCGGGGGCGAGTCCGCAGGCAGTTTCAGCGTTTCCGCCCTTGCAACGAGCCCCCTCGCGAAAGGCCTGTTTCGCGGGGTGATCATGGAAAGCGGCTCCGTTTTGTCCCTGCCCGCATTTTCTTACTATTCCAGGGCAGACCTGCGAAAATCAATAGGGGCGTCCAGCTTCCTGGCGGATATCTTCTCGGCCGGCGACGATGCGGAGGGACTCGCGAAAATGCGAAAGGCCGATGCCGAGACGCTGGCGCGTCTTTGCGCCTTCAGCGCCGATCAGACGGCGGCGCCGTTCTTTCTTACCCCGGCCATCGATGGCCGGGTCATTCCGAAAGACCCGCTCAAGGCGATGGGTTCGGGCGAACTTGCCGGGGTAAATTTTTTGCTGGGCTTCAACAACGACGAAGGCAGCCTGTTTGTCCCGGCCGACACGGACGATGGAGGGTGCAAGGCGCTGATCGCGCGGATATTTGGCGGGCAAAACATGCTTTCAGTCCTCGGCCGGTTCGGGGTTGACGCGCAGAATACGTACCAGCAAAGGGCGCGGCAGCTCCTGGCGTACGGATTTTTCTCCGCAGGGACAAAACGTTTCGCCGATATCGCCGCCGATGTCGGAAGCGGCGTCTACATGTACAAGTTCAAATACGTTTACATTCCCCCCGTCAACGGGCTGGGGGCGCCCCATGCGGCGGAACTGCCTTTTGTTTTCAACACTCTCGCGTTACTGGGGCTGTCTGACCCCGAGGCCGTGAAGCTCGCCGATGAAACGCACACGCGATGGGCGAACTTCATCAAAACCGGGGACCCGAATGTGGGGGAAATGCCCCCTTCCGCTGTGAAATGGCCAAAGTACGACTCAAAAGACACGAACGTGTTGTATCTGGATAAAAGGATCACGTCCGGAGCGCTCGAAGACAAAGAAAACATTGATTTCATTGCGGATCTGACGCTTGGCGCCAGAAAGTAAAGGCGGCGGGGCAATAGCGCTCCTCAGCGATGGGCGGACGGCAAATGTCCGCCCATTATTCTCCCCATACCCTGCGCATAAAATCAAAGAATATTTCATTCAGGTGGTTCATGGCCAGATCAATCGCCGTCAATGCCATGCGCGGGTCAAAGTGCTCCGGCAGGCAGGGAAGCGAAATGTCAAGGAATATGTTGTCGCTGCCGTCGGAATAGTATTTGAATATTTTATACTTGGCGTTCAGTTCGTTGAGATAAACAAATACCTTGCCTCGGTTGTTCGCGTTCACCACCGCCGGCAGGATGAGCACCCTGATCAGGGAATATATGCTGTCGTCGGTGAATACGCCGACCGGCAGCTGTTGTTTTTGCACGGTGATGTTGGTGCGAAAAACGACCGTCTTCAAATTATCGCCGGTTGCGTCCATCGTAAAGAAGCCGACTTTGCTTTCGTCAAGAAAACCCTGCAACTTTTTCGCTTTGAGATTTATTCTTTCTTCCGGCACTTTTACCTGGCCATCCGGGATTTCGTTTTCTATAGCTTCGGTTGCCTTCGTTGGCGCATCCTCCGCCGCCTTGCTGTTTTTTTCCGTCATGGTCTGCCCAGCCTCCTTAATCTTTTCCATATTTTAGCCAAGGGGCGCGTATTATTTAAATTCCGGCAGGAGCAAGCCGTAATTGCCGTCCTTGCGTTTGTACACTATGGAAATTGACTCGTCGTCCGCGTCGAAATAGACGAAGAAACTGTGATTGATCAAGTTCATCTGCATGATCGCTTCTTCGGCGCTCATCGGCCTGATCGCAAAGCGTTTGGTTTTCAGAACTTTGAATTCGTCTTCCACGGCGGCGGAATCCGGGACCAATTCGCTGCGGAACCTGTCCGCCCCGCTCCTGAACCTTTTCATGAGTTTTGTTTTGTATTTTGTTATCTGCCGTTCGATTTTATCGACAACAAGATCCACGGAGGAGTACATATCTCCGGTTATTTCCTGCGCCCGCAGGATTATGCCGTTTACCGGCACTGTAACTTCAACGCAATGCTGATTTTTTTCTACTGACAATATGGCGTGGATGTTTCCCACTTCGGAAAAATATTTAGTTACTTTGCTCACCCTTTTTTCAACATAATCCCGGAGTGCCGGCGTGATGTCGATGTTTTTGCCGCGGACCGCGATGTTCATCGGTTCAACCCCCTTAAACCTTTAATGTTTGTATATTATTCGGCATTAACAATCAAAATCCTGCTTTTTCCTAAAACCGGCGGTTAATGTAACTTTGTCTGTTTGCAGGGCATATTCTTGCTGCCGGAAGCCTCGTCTGTGCAAAAATCTGCCTGTCCGCCATTTTTGGGCGCTGCCTTGCCGGAACCCACGCGCCGCGCCGTCATGCCGCCTCCGGCGCAAAAAGCGGATGCCGGGCGGGAGCATAGAAAGAAGGCCCGCGGATGCTGCATGGCGCGAAGAGGCCGGGCATTGGGAGATAGACTGCGCAATAGAGCGAAAAAGCGACAAAACGGCGGCGATGGCGCTTGTCGAGCGCAAGAGCCGCAAAGCGGACAGCGGTAAAGCAATGTTATAATAATTATAATTATGACTGGAAAAGAACTATGTATTCATGATAAAATATAAGGCAAGTTACTCTTGCCAAGTGAAACCTTGCGCAATCAGCAACTTAAATTTTATGGAAAAGGTGGTGAAGGCATTGACAATACTTGATTTAATCAAGGCAGCCGAGAATACGGCCCAGGAAAAAAAGCTCCTGGCGTCAGCAATGGCAAGGGATTATTTGCACGCGGCGGAAAGCGAGGCTTCCCGCGCGGCGGACGAAATAATAGCGCAAGCCAGGGCGGCTGCCCGGGAAAAAGTGGCGGCGGCTGAAAAAGAAACCTCAGCAAAACTGCGGGGATTATTGGCCGAACGCGATGCCCACAACAGATTGCTGAGCGAGCGGGCGGGCAAGAGGATGAGCGCCGCGGCGGATTACATCGTTGGGAAGGTGGCCGGCTGATGCTTGTGCCAATGAAAAAAGCCGCGCTGTACGCCTTGAAAAGCGACCGGGACCGGATACTCCTGGCCTTGCAAAAAACCGGCGAATTCATGCCGGCGCCCGGAGAGGGCGACGACGGCCTGCCGGGGCGCGGCGAAAAAGAACAGGAAGTTGAAAAGATAGGTTTTGCGCTCAAATTTCTGACCGCCAACCAAGAAAAAAAGAGTTTTTTTGAGCCGCGCATAAAAATGCCGTTTTCCGATTTTTGTCGGGAGAATGAACAAGCGCGGGAATTGGCCAAAAAAATCGAAAAACTGTCCGAGCGCATCGCGGGCTTAAAAAATGAAATTTTTAACCTCCACGCCCAGATTGAACAGCTGCATCCTTGGCGGGAACTGCCCGAACGCTTGGACGGATTGGCCGATACCTTTTGCTGCCGCTTGTTTGCCGGTTTTTTGCCTGAGGACAAATTATCGGCTGTTACGGGACAATCCGGCGATTTTCTCGCCCACATTCAGCCCTGCGGCCAAGGCGACGATGGGCGCGCCATTTTTGCCCTCTGCCATAAATGCGAGGAAGCGGAGTTCTCCGCCCTCCTGAAAGAAAATAATTTCGCCGAAGCGAAACTGCCGCCGGCCGACGTTACGGCCGCGGAACTGGCACAATGCCTGGCGCGGGAAGCAAACGAAAAAAACGCCCTGATAGAAGATCTTAAAAACGAAATAGAAAAAGCGGCGGCGCAAAAAGACCTCTTAAAAACCCTCTACGACAAGGAAGCGTCCGATTGTGTCCGGCTGGCGGCAAAAGGCGCTGAAACCGCCGACACTTTTTGCCTGAACGGCTGGGTGCGCTATGACCGGCAAAAAGAGATCCGGGCGGCGGTTGCTTCGGTCACCGGCGCTTACGAAATAGTGTTTTGCGACCCGGCCGAAGGCGAACAGCCGCCGACGTTTACTGTCAACAAAAAATTGGTTGAACCTTACGAGGCCGTAACAAACCTTTATTCCCGGCCGCTTTATACCGGCATAGACCCCAATCCGATGCTGGCTCCTTTTTACTTTTTGTTTTTCGGCATTATGCTGAGCGACGCGGGTTACGGCATAATACTGACCATAATGCTGTTTTTTGTTTGCCGCTTGATCAAGGGGGACAATATGCCGGGCAAACTGGCACGGGTCATTTTGATGGGTTCGGTTTCCACCATAGCGTGGGGGGCCATGTTCGGCGGTTGGTTCGGCTTGGAATTGCATCCGTTGCTCTTTGTGCCCATGAACGAGCCGATTAAAATGCTGCTTTTGTGTTATTCGCTGGGAGCGCTGCATCTTGCCGCGGGCATGTCTTTAAAGATGTATATGGAAATAAAAAGAGGCAACTGGTTCGGCGCGCTGGTCGATCAATTTTCTTGGTTTGTCATGTTCGCCGGGCTGATC
The sequence above is drawn from the Acidaminococcales bacterium genome and encodes:
- the tnpA gene encoding IS200/IS605 family transposase, producing MSEYRKSRHAVCDIKYHVIWATKYRCKILGGNMSKRLRELMRQGCEARDITIVSGNIRKDHIHLLLSCPPSMAPSKVAQCLKGRSSRLLQEEFQELKKRCWGQHLWSRGYFCATVGSVTEETIKQYIENQETTAKDSFKIE
- a CDS encoding V-type ATP synthase subunit I, with the protein product MLVPMKKAALYALKSDRDRILLALQKTGEFMPAPGEGDDGLPGRGEKEQEVEKIGFALKFLTANQEKKSFFEPRIKMPFSDFCRENEQARELAKKIEKLSERIAGLKNEIFNLHAQIEQLHPWRELPERLDGLADTFCCRLFAGFLPEDKLSAVTGQSGDFLAHIQPCGQGDDGRAIFALCHKCEEAEFSALLKENNFAEAKLPPADVTAAELAQCLAREANEKNALIEDLKNEIEKAAAQKDLLKTLYDKEASDCVRLAAKGAETADTFCLNGWVRYDRQKEIRAAVASVTGAYEIVFCDPAEGEQPPTFTVNKKLVEPYEAVTNLYSRPLYTGIDPNPMLAPFYFLFFGIMLSDAGYGIILTIMLFFVCRLIKGDNMPGKLARVILMGSVSTIAWGAMFGGWFGLELHPLLFVPMNEPIKMLLLCYSLGALHLAAGMSLKMYMEIKRGNWFGALVDQFSWFVMFAGLIAHVVRPDAGIGFWLAAAGALTILLFAGRENKNVFRRLLGGAASLYNITGYISDVLSYSRLFALGLATGVIGMVINTIAGMLWSVGLPGQIAAVLVLLGGHTFNISVNVLGAYVHTSRLQFIEFFGKFYEPGGKEFRPLAFRTRYVDIVK
- the raiA gene encoding ribosome-associated translation inhibitor RaiA — encoded protein: MNIAVRGKNIDITPALRDYVEKRVSKVTKYFSEVGNIHAILSVEKNQHCVEVTVPVNGIILRAQEITGDMYSSVDLVVDKIERQITKYKTKLMKRFRSGADRFRSELVPDSAAVEDEFKVLKTKRFAIRPMSAEEAIMQMNLINHSFFVYFDADDESISIVYKRKDGNYGLLLPEFK
- a CDS encoding carboxylesterase family protein; the protein is MRKGKWFLKLLLGVALLAMSAAVAAAEEAPKFKAPKAAVAGGVIKGQRAGGISVYKGIPYAKPPVGELRFAPPENAEPWEGELDCTRFGAQCFQIPLPVGDEPFSEDCLTLNVWTPAQPGEGAKLPVYVFIHGGGFSSGSGAFPLYDGTGFAKKGIVTVTINYRLGVLGFFASRETLKRYGTTGNWGLLDQIKALEWVRDNIAAFGGDRGKVTIGGESAGSFSVSALATSPLAKGLFRGVIMESGSVLSLPAFSYYSRADLRKSIGASSFLADIFSAGDDAEGLAKMRKADAETLARLCAFSADQTAAPFFLTPAIDGRVIPKDPLKAMGSGELAGVNFLLGFNNDEGSLFVPADTDDGGCKALIARIFGGQNMLSVLGRFGVDAQNTYQQRARQLLAYGFFSAGTKRFADIAADVGSGVYMYKFKYVYIPPVNGLGAPHAAELPFVFNTLALLGLSDPEAVKLADETHTRWANFIKTGDPNVGEMPPSAVKWPKYDSKDTNVLYLDKRITSGALEDKENIDFIADLTLGARK